In one window of Bos taurus isolate L1 Dominette 01449 registration number 42190680 breed Hereford chromosome 15, ARS-UCD2.0, whole genome shotgun sequence DNA:
- the PTPMT1 gene encoding phosphatidylglycerophosphatase and protein-tyrosine phosphatase 1 — MVWVPGAPGGPGDSPGAGPEVATLERPAPAGSSSLGAAAASPPPWPGPRSPASCPAVGGSPLRRAGWAGMAAGTLLEAGLARVLYYPTLLYTVFRGKMPGRAHRDWYHRIDSTVLLGALPLRSMTRRLVQDENVRGVITMNEEYETRFLCNSSKEWEKAGVEQLRLSTVDMTGVPTLANLQKGVQFTIRHQSLGHSVYVHCKAGRSRSATMVAAYLIQVYHWTPEEAIRAITKIRSHIYIRPGQLEVLKEFHKVTTAGAAKTEIHHTPLT, encoded by the exons ATGGTGTGGGTCCCGGGGGCCCCCGGCGGTCCCGGCGACTCCCCGGGGGCCGGGCCCGAGGTCGCGACGCTCGAGAGGCCCGCGCCGGCCGGGTCGTCCTCACTGGGGGCCGCGGCCGCCTCGCCGCCCCCCTGGCCCGGCCCGCGGTCGCCCGCTTCCTGCCCGGCGGTGGGCGGGTCGCCGCTGCGCCGCGCCGGCTGGGCAGGGATGGCGGCCGGCACGTTGCTGGAGGCCGGTCTGGCCCGGGTGCTCTACTACCCGACGCTGCTCTACACTGTGTTCCGCGGGAAGATGCCCGGCCGGGCGCACCGCGACTGGTACCACCGCATCGATTCCACCGTGCTGCTGGGCGCGCTGCCGCTGCGGAGCATGACGCGCCGG CTGGTCCAGGACGAGAACGTGCGCGGGGTGATCACCATGAACGAGGAGTATGAGACGAGGTTCCTGTGCAACTCCTCCAAG GAGTGGGAGAAAGCAGGAGTGGAGCAGTTGCGGCTCAGCACGGTAGACATGACTGGGGTCCCAACCCTGGCTAACCTCCAGAAGGGAGTCCAGTTTACCATCAGGCACCAGTCGCTAGGCCATTCTGTCTATGTGCACTGTAAGGCCGGGCGCTCCAGGAGCGCCACTATGGTGGCCGCGTATCTCATTCAG GTGTACCACTGGACTCCAGAGGAGGCCATAAGAGCCATCACCAAGATCCGGTCCCACATCTACATCAGACCTGGCCAGCTAGAAGTTCTCAAAGAGTTCCACAAGGTGACCACTGCAGGGGCGGCCAAGACGGAGATTCATCACACACCCCTGACATGA